A single region of the Synergistaceae bacterium genome encodes:
- the pepT gene encoding peptidase T: MYSTLERFLKYVTYDTQSVDGASTVPSSPGQLVLAKALGEELKALGLKDVEVTEHAYVTATLPSNVADAAKKKKVPAVGFVAHLDTATEVTGKDVKPRVVKNYQGGDIVLSEKENVVLSPGDFPYLEDYKGQDIVVTDGTTLLGADNKAGVAEIVGAVDWLLQHPEIEHGDVKLAFTPDEEVGHLAKLLDIEKFGADFAYTLDGGAVGEACWENFNAANATVTIKGRAVHPGKSKGLMLNAVTMGREFCALFPPAETPEHTEGYEGYYHCLSFQGTTEAATLKFLIRDHDTPRFEARKQFMEKAVNWMKDKYGGDRFTLSLRDQYRNMADKVKGHEHIVETALAAMRELGIEPFIVPMRGGTDGAALSWRGLITPNLFTGGHNYHGRFEFIPVPSLEKGTELVLKILELYVKKAA; encoded by the coding sequence ATGTATTCGACGCTGGAACGTTTTTTGAAGTATGTAACTTATGATACGCAGTCCGTGGACGGGGCCTCGACGGTGCCCAGCTCGCCGGGACAGCTGGTCCTGGCGAAGGCGCTGGGTGAAGAGCTGAAGGCTCTGGGACTGAAGGATGTGGAGGTGACGGAACACGCCTACGTCACGGCGACTCTGCCCTCCAACGTGGCGGACGCCGCGAAGAAAAAGAAGGTTCCGGCAGTGGGTTTCGTGGCCCACCTGGACACGGCCACCGAGGTGACGGGCAAAGACGTGAAGCCCCGGGTGGTGAAAAACTATCAGGGCGGCGACATCGTCCTCAGCGAAAAGGAGAACGTCGTTCTTTCTCCCGGGGATTTTCCGTATCTCGAAGATTATAAGGGACAGGACATCGTCGTGACGGACGGGACCACCCTGCTGGGAGCGGACAACAAGGCGGGAGTGGCGGAGATTGTCGGCGCGGTGGACTGGCTGCTGCAGCACCCGGAGATCGAACACGGGGACGTGAAGCTCGCCTTCACCCCGGACGAGGAAGTGGGGCACCTGGCGAAACTGCTGGACATCGAAAAATTCGGGGCGGACTTTGCCTACACGCTGGACGGCGGAGCGGTGGGGGAGGCCTGCTGGGAGAACTTCAACGCCGCCAACGCCACCGTGACCATAAAGGGTCGGGCGGTACATCCCGGCAAGTCCAAGGGGCTGATGCTGAACGCCGTCACCATGGGGCGGGAGTTCTGCGCCCTCTTCCCCCCCGCGGAGACCCCTGAGCATACGGAGGGCTACGAGGGATACTATCACTGCCTCAGCTTTCAGGGAACCACCGAGGCGGCGACGCTGAAGTTTCTCATCCGTGACCACGACACGCCCCGCTTCGAGGCGCGGAAGCAATTCATGGAGAAGGCCGTGAACTGGATGAAGGACAAATACGGCGGAGACCGGTTTACGCTCTCTCTGCGGGACCAGTACCGGAACATGGCCGATAAGGTGAAGGGGCACGAGCACATCGTCGAGACGGCCCTTGCGGCCATGCGTGAGCTGGGTATCGAACCCTTCATCGTCCCCATGCGGGGCGGCACCGACGGAGCGGCGCTCTCCTGGCGCGGCCTGATCACCCCGAACCTCTTCACCGGGGGGCACAACTACCACGGACGCTTCGAGTTCATCCCCGTCCCCTCTCTGGAGAAGGGCACGGAGCTGGTGCTGAAGATTCTGGAGCTGTACGTGAAAAAAGCGGCCTGA